A region from the uncultured Bacteroides sp. genome encodes:
- a CDS encoding thioredoxin family protein — translation MKRTVLLIAFVFAAIAGISAQGYKVGDIATDFKLKNVDNKMVSLADFPKVKGFIVVFTCNHCPYAKAYEQRIVALDKKYKTKGYPVIAINPNNPASIPADSFEEMQKRHKEAGFTFPYLFDDGQKVYPVYGATHTPHVFLLQKTKEGNVVRYIGAIDDNYEDASAVKTPYLANAVDALLAGKVVSPNLTKAIGCGIK, via the coding sequence ATGAAACGTACCGTTCTTTTAATAGCATTTGTTTTTGCCGCTATTGCCGGCATTTCTGCTCAGGGCTATAAAGTAGGAGACATAGCCACCGATTTTAAACTAAAGAATGTAGACAACAAAATGGTTTCTTTGGCGGATTTTCCAAAGGTCAAAGGCTTTATCGTTGTGTTTACCTGTAACCATTGTCCTTATGCCAAAGCCTACGAACAGAGAATTGTTGCTTTAGATAAGAAGTATAAAACCAAAGGTTATCCGGTGATTGCCATTAACCCCAACAATCCTGCTTCCATACCGGCCGATAGTTTCGAAGAAATGCAGAAAAGGCACAAAGAAGCCGGATTCACTTTCCCTTATCTGTTTGATGACGGACAGAAAGTCTATCCTGTTTATGGTGCCACACATACGCCTCATGTGTTTTTACTGCAGAAAACCAAGGAAGGAAATGTAGTTCGCTATATTGGAGCTATTGACGATAATTACGAAGATGCTTCTGCCGTAAAAACGCCTTATCTAGCCAATGCCGTAGACGCTTTGCTGGCTGGGAAAGTTGTTAGCCCGAACCTTACTAAGGCCATTGGTTGTGGCATAAAATAA
- a CDS encoding TlpA disulfide reductase family protein, producing MKLFIIPILIVLCAALPLNIEAQQTVKAGGLAIPIYNYTQLEPLLHPSADNDTTYVFNFWATYCMPCIKELPYFDQIAKEYASEKVKVVLISMDFKSKIASQVIPFIKKRNVQSPVVVLSDPDANSWIDKVSPVWSGALPATLIIKGKAREFYEKSFTYDELQVLTTKFLKQ from the coding sequence ATGAAACTATTTATAATCCCCATTCTCATAGTGCTATGTGCCGCTTTGCCTTTGAACATAGAAGCACAACAAACGGTAAAGGCAGGAGGTTTGGCAATCCCTATATATAACTATACTCAATTAGAACCTCTGCTGCACCCGTCGGCAGATAACGATACTACCTATGTTTTCAATTTCTGGGCGACCTATTGCATGCCCTGCATCAAAGAGTTGCCCTATTTTGATCAAATAGCAAAAGAGTATGCCTCGGAGAAAGTAAAGGTAGTACTCATTAGTATGGACTTCAAATCAAAAATAGCCTCTCAAGTAATTCCGTTTATCAAGAAGCGAAACGTGCAATCGCCTGTTGTTGTGTTAAGTGACCCTGATGCCAACAGCTGGATTGATAAAGTAAGCCCCGTATGGAGCGGAGCATTGCCTGCCACGCTGATAATAAAAGGAAAAGCTCGTGAGTTTTACGAAAAATCATTTACGTATGATGAACTTCAAGTATTAACAACTAAATTTTTAAAACAATGA
- a CDS encoding LysR substrate-binding domain-containing protein, which produces MELRQLRYFERSAELLNFTEAARLLFISQSTLSQQIKQLEEEFGTLLFDRIGKRIKLTEAGASFLPYARKTIQDAENGKQIISDLQNMQTGTLLIGVTYSLSTMLTGTLIEFTKRYPQIHVEIIFATSAELIEKLNENKLDFILSLEPNIANSKEEASFESVPLFTSNLHLVMHKSHKLSKKLRIRIEQLSGLPLALPSKGFITRMILDRVFERKQVTPKINIELNDINTILHLVNTSNWLTIVTIASIEDQPELVAIPITGADLTTHASLFWPKGIYRKKAATAFSDLLLNRKF; this is translated from the coding sequence ATGGAACTTCGTCAACTCAGATACTTTGAACGATCGGCAGAGTTACTCAATTTCACAGAAGCAGCACGCCTTTTATTCATTTCTCAAAGCACGCTATCGCAGCAGATAAAGCAATTAGAAGAGGAGTTTGGTACGCTGTTGTTCGACCGTATAGGGAAGCGAATTAAACTAACCGAAGCCGGTGCCTCTTTCCTCCCTTACGCCCGGAAAACAATACAAGATGCCGAAAACGGAAAGCAAATCATCTCTGACTTACAAAACATGCAAACAGGAACTTTGCTTATAGGCGTTACCTATAGTCTAAGCACCATGCTTACGGGCACATTAATAGAATTCACCAAGAGATATCCTCAAATACATGTCGAAATCATCTTTGCCACTTCTGCAGAACTCATAGAGAAATTAAATGAGAACAAACTCGATTTTATACTCTCTCTCGAGCCTAACATAGCCAATAGTAAAGAAGAAGCCTCTTTTGAATCAGTTCCTCTGTTCACCTCCAACCTCCATTTGGTTATGCACAAATCGCACAAGCTTTCTAAAAAACTGAGGATAAGAATCGAACAATTATCCGGCTTGCCACTGGCATTACCTTCAAAAGGATTTATTACCCGAATGATTTTAGACAGGGTATTTGAGCGCAAACAAGTTACTCCTAAAATAAACATAGAATTGAACGACATAAACACCATCCTTCACCTGGTTAATACAAGTAACTGGCTAACCATCGTCACCATAGCTTCCATAGAAGATCAACCCGAGTTGGTAGCCATCCCCATTACCGGCGCCGATCTTACCACCCATGCTTCACTTTTCTGGCCCAAAGGCATTTATCGTAAAAAAGCAGCCACCGCTTTCTCTGATTTATTGTTGAATAGAAAATTCTGA
- a CDS encoding MFS transporter codes for MEKVIIDTIAGGILPEEIKVGKDSKRFKQIRTCILISGLSVFAQLYLFQPMLSLLCRDFEITPAMSSLAVSSTTIGMAVGLFIFAFKADAISRQKLMSITLFISSLLTILSAFVGHFYVLVLINFLKGVVLSGVSAVALAYLSEEVSVAVIGLAISLYLSGNTIGGMSGRVVAILVSGWQGWRAAAVVIGIISLLLSLIFMKKFPESKHFQPKSMSVTSKFRQMVFFIKTPLFLGMYVIAALIMGIFVSVYNYLNFILEEPPFSLPHYVIAMIFLMYTIGVAGSVLSGKWSDKISPDFLLKGLLFLMLVGLLMLQVMHLWAVVLGLGLVTFAFFGAHTMASRIVSQQAKEEKSSATCLYWLFYYLGSSFTGSLTGVVLFKYGWAVFMGVTIAMVIVALLVSLAVTPKLSVAYRFVHRRIYAFIRN; via the coding sequence ATGGAGAAAGTTATTATAGATACGATCGCAGGAGGCATTCTTCCTGAAGAGATAAAAGTGGGTAAGGATTCAAAAAGATTTAAACAAATAAGGACCTGTATTCTTATATCCGGACTTTCAGTGTTTGCCCAGCTGTATCTATTTCAGCCGATGCTGTCGCTCTTGTGTCGGGACTTTGAGATAACCCCTGCAATGAGCAGTTTGGCTGTATCTTCTACTACTATCGGCATGGCTGTGGGGTTATTCATTTTTGCATTTAAAGCAGATGCCATTTCGAGGCAGAAGCTGATGAGCATCACTTTGTTCATTTCTTCGTTATTAACTATACTCTCCGCCTTTGTAGGGCATTTCTATGTACTGGTTCTTATTAATTTTCTAAAAGGTGTTGTGTTATCCGGCGTTTCGGCTGTTGCTCTGGCCTACCTGTCAGAAGAGGTTAGCGTAGCAGTCATCGGCTTGGCTATAAGCCTATACCTTAGCGGTAATACGATTGGTGGCATGTCCGGCCGTGTAGTTGCTATCCTTGTTTCCGGTTGGCAGGGCTGGCGGGCTGCCGCTGTGGTTATTGGCATTATCAGTTTGTTGTTGAGCCTGATATTCATGAAGAAGTTCCCCGAATCGAAACATTTTCAACCTAAGAGCATGTCTGTTACTAGTAAATTTCGCCAGATGGTGTTTTTCATCAAAACACCTTTGTTTCTGGGGATGTATGTTATAGCTGCCTTGATAATGGGCATCTTTGTTAGTGTCTATAACTACCTGAATTTTATATTAGAAGAGCCTCCTTTTTCATTGCCGCATTATGTAATTGCAATGATCTTCTTAATGTATACTATCGGCGTGGCAGGTTCTGTATTATCAGGAAAATGGTCTGACAAAATTAGTCCCGACTTTTTGCTGAAGGGATTATTGTTTTTAATGTTGGTAGGATTATTGATGTTACAGGTTATGCACTTGTGGGCTGTTGTGTTGGGATTAGGATTGGTCACCTTTGCTTTTTTTGGGGCCCATACAATGGCTAGTCGCATTGTTTCGCAACAGGCTAAAGAGGAAAAAAGCAGTGCTACTTGTCTTTATTGGCTTTTCTATTATCTGGGTTCCAGTTTTACCGGTTCTCTCACCGGAGTCGTTCTTTTTAAGTATGGGTGGGCTGTGTTTATGGGTGTTACCATTGCAATGGTTATTGTTGCTCTATTAGTTTCTCTGGCTGTAACGCCCAAATTATCGGTGGCTTATCGTTTTGTTCATCGACGTATATATGCGTTTATCAGGAACTGA
- a CDS encoding beta-galactosidase, which translates to MKKTLFFILCLCTALPYSLQAQQHVNKQWFNDKDLTLTGVYYYPEQWDESQWERDFKKMHELGFEFTHFAEFAWAQLEPSEGKFDFTWLDRAVALAAKYDLKVIMCTSTATPPVWLSRKYPEILIRHEDGTILDHGARQHASFSSPLYRELSYKMIEKLAQHYGNDSRIIGWQLDNEPAVQFDYNPKAELEFRSFLEKKYNNNIKELNDAWGTSFWSEVYSTFDEITLPKTRQMFMNHHQILDYRRFAASQTSNFLNEQCLLIKKYARNQWVTTNYIPDYAEGHIGGSKALDFVSYTRYMVYGENEGIGRRGYRVGNPLRIAWANDFFRPIQGTYGVMELQPGQVNWGSINPQPLPGAVHLWLWSVFAGGSDFVCTYRYRQPLYGTEQYHSGIVGTDGVTVTRGGHEYEQFIKEIQLLRKEYSPCDSKPKEYIARRTAILFNPENAWSIERQKQNVTWNTMGHIEKYYRTLKSFGAPVDFISEEKDFSQYPVLIAPAYQLADKKLVERWTEYVKNGGNLVLTCRTAQKDRFGRLFEAPFGSLINDLTGNKMDFYDLLLPKDPGIVKMDGNSYTWNTWGEILDPGKESQVWATYAQEFYEGKAAITFRKLGKGAVTYVGVDSNEGALEANVLKRLYSILNIPVMNLPYGVTIEYRNGFGIVLNYSDKSYDFALPAGAKVLIGHSIIPTAGVLVYKI; encoded by the coding sequence ATGAAAAAGACCTTATTTTTTATTTTATGTTTGTGCACGGCCCTACCCTATAGCTTACAGGCACAACAGCATGTTAACAAACAATGGTTTAACGATAAAGATCTTACCCTTACAGGCGTTTACTATTATCCCGAGCAGTGGGATGAAAGCCAATGGGAAAGAGATTTTAAGAAAATGCACGAACTGGGGTTCGAGTTCACTCATTTTGCTGAATTTGCTTGGGCGCAACTCGAACCGTCCGAGGGGAAATTTGATTTTACGTGGCTTGATCGTGCCGTAGCTCTTGCAGCAAAATACGATTTGAAAGTAATCATGTGCACTTCCACAGCAACTCCTCCGGTATGGCTTAGTCGTAAGTATCCGGAAATATTGATTCGCCATGAAGACGGCACAATACTAGATCACGGTGCACGTCAGCACGCTTCTTTTTCTTCTCCTCTATATAGAGAACTCTCTTATAAAATGATCGAAAAGCTGGCACAACATTATGGCAACGATTCGCGTATCATAGGCTGGCAACTTGATAATGAACCTGCCGTGCAGTTTGATTACAACCCAAAAGCAGAGCTGGAGTTCCGTAGCTTCCTTGAGAAAAAATACAATAACAACATCAAAGAATTAAATGATGCATGGGGAACATCTTTCTGGAGTGAAGTGTACAGCACATTCGATGAAATAACTCTGCCTAAAACCCGACAAATGTTCATGAATCATCATCAGATTCTTGATTATCGACGTTTTGCAGCCAGTCAAACAAGTAATTTTCTCAATGAACAATGCTTGCTTATAAAGAAATATGCCAGAAATCAATGGGTTACAACCAATTATATACCGGATTATGCCGAAGGGCATATAGGGGGAAGTAAAGCTTTGGACTTTGTATCATATACCCGCTACATGGTTTATGGTGAAAATGAAGGCATCGGGCGCCGTGGATACCGTGTAGGCAATCCGCTTCGTATAGCCTGGGCCAATGATTTCTTCCGTCCCATTCAAGGTACATACGGTGTGATGGAATTACAACCCGGTCAGGTCAATTGGGGAAGTATCAATCCGCAACCACTACCCGGAGCCGTTCATTTATGGTTGTGGAGTGTCTTTGCCGGAGGAAGCGATTTTGTTTGTACGTACCGCTATCGCCAACCGCTATACGGAACAGAACAATATCATTCGGGCATTGTAGGAACCGACGGCGTAACAGTTACCCGCGGAGGACACGAATATGAGCAATTCATAAAAGAAATTCAGCTATTAAGGAAAGAATATTCTCCTTGCGACAGTAAACCAAAAGAATATATTGCCCGAAGAACCGCCATCCTTTTTAATCCTGAAAATGCCTGGAGCATAGAACGACAGAAACAAAATGTAACATGGAACACAATGGGACATATTGAAAAGTATTATCGTACACTTAAATCATTTGGTGCTCCGGTCGATTTCATTTCCGAAGAGAAGGACTTCAGCCAATATCCCGTACTAATTGCGCCAGCCTATCAACTGGCCGATAAAAAGTTGGTAGAGAGATGGACGGAATATGTGAAGAATGGCGGAAATCTTGTATTAACGTGCCGTACAGCCCAAAAAGATCGTTTTGGCCGCTTGTTTGAAGCTCCTTTCGGTTCGTTGATAAATGATTTAACCGGCAATAAGATGGATTTCTACGATCTTCTGCTCCCCAAAGATCCGGGTATAGTAAAGATGGATGGTAATAGCTACACATGGAATACATGGGGAGAAATTTTAGATCCAGGCAAAGAATCTCAAGTATGGGCTACATACGCACAAGAGTTTTACGAAGGAAAAGCCGCCATTACTTTTCGTAAGCTGGGAAAAGGTGCCGTTACTTATGTAGGAGTCGACTCTAATGAGGGAGCACTGGAAGCCAATGTACTTAAAAGATTGTATAGTATATTAAACATTCCCGTAATGAATCTTCCTTATGGAGTAACCATAGAATATCGCAACGGATTTGGCATTGTACTCAACTATTCCGATAAGTCTTATGACTTTGCGTTACCTGCCGGAGCAAAAGTACTGATTGGACATTCTATTATACCTACAGCAGGAGTACTCGTTTACAAGATTTAG